Proteins encoded within one genomic window of Clupea harengus chromosome 10, Ch_v2.0.2, whole genome shotgun sequence:
- the im:7152348 gene encoding RING finger protein 227, giving the protein MVLCEERECSVCYRPYSRSGRIPRVLHCRHTFCVPCLEAMSVPKSGLLTVRCPLCRQMTCVGGGHKLQEVLWVNSRIWDQISDLDIEEEEDEEERERKEAVVEAEENAEDGVREDTEGEEERAEGASGPAECPVSTHYRPRIRLPSFLRKLSFVKQSKERIMPGSNVEMKSWRRLSTEDMI; this is encoded by the exons ATGGTGTTGTGCGAGGAGCGTGAGTGCAGCGTGTGCTACAGGCCGTACTCCCGCAGCGGACGCATTCCCAGGGTGCTCCACTGCCGCCACACCTTCTGCGTCCCCTGCCTGGAGGCCATGTCCGTGCCCAAGAGTGGCCTGCTGACCGTGCGCTGCCCGCTCTGTCGCCAGATGACGTGCGTGGGCGGCGGGcacaaactgcaggaggttctGTGGGTCAACAGCCGCATCTGGGACCAGATATCGGATCTCGACatcgaagaggaggaggacgaggaggagagggaaagaaaggaggcGGTGGTGGAAGCAGAGGAGAATGCAGAagatggtgtgagagaggacacggagggagaggaggagagggcagagggagCATCAGGCCCAGCAGAATG CCCCGTCTCAACGCACTACCGGCCCCGCATCAGACTGCCATCATTCCTGAGGAAGCTCAGCTTTGTCAAACAGTCCAAGGAGAGGATCATGCCTGGCTCCAATGT